From the genome of Scyliorhinus canicula chromosome 20, sScyCan1.1, whole genome shotgun sequence:
caaaattcaaatCCAAACAGAAGGATAGGGGGACAGCGTGAGTTCGACTATGAGAGCAGAGTTTAAATTGAGCTTAATTTAAGTCTACGAAATCTCATTGTTAAGCCAACAGAGGTTAATTGCTCAacatgggggtggcacggtggttagcactgctgccccatgccgtcgaggacctgggttcaatcccggccctgggtccctgtctgtatggagtttacacaatctccctgtgtctgcgtgggcctcgccCCCAAAATCAAAGCTttgaagggtaggtggactggccacgttaaattgccccttaattagaattttCTTTCCCCAGGGTGGGGGTCTCAATGACACTAGAGACGGGTCTGCTGCCATTAATTGGCCGGGAACAAAGGCAGAACACCAGGGAAGTGGCCCAAATGATGGAATGAAATGGCAGTCATTGCTGTGGGTGCCATGCTCTTAAAAGAATGTCAGGATCTTTATCTTCACAGTGGCCATATCAAATGGAAGCTGAGACCTGGGATAAGGTAGGAAAGGGTTGGCTACTGAAATGTCATTGCTGCTCAGTACTTTTTGTCTAAATGTTCACTTTTTCAATTAAATAGAATTGTTTCATCGCTGCCGTCCCTGCTCCGGCCTTGCTGAAAGTGGGCAGCTAGAGTGGGATTCTAAAGGCCACCACAGTCTCTACATTTTACTGAGGTCACTTCTAAAAGGTTCAGAGAAACACAAAATCCTCTACCAAATGTTCTGATGTATAATTATGCATAGTAGAGAATACGGTGGGTTTGTCTTCTCTTGTTCAAAACTTTGGgtttggatggcacagtggttagcactgctgcctcacagctccagggacccgggttcaattccggcctcaggtgaatatgcggagtttgcacgttctccccgtatctccgtgggtttcctccgggtgctccagtttccccccatggtccaaagatgtgcaggttaggtggattggccatgctaaattgcccttagtgtcccaaaattaggtgggattacggggatagggtggaggtgtgggcttaagtagggtgctctttccaagggccagtgcagactcgatgggctgaatgacctccttttgcattgtaaattcaaattctatgattctaaacattGATCTTGTAATCCAGAATCCTGATGAAAGTGCAGCTATTCAACAATATTGGCTACCCAAATGTTACTCTTCCCAGAATGTACTATAAAAATGAAAAACTACTGCTCAGGGGTAATAAAATACTATAAAAGGTGATGCAAGCTTCATTGCCTTTTTCTACGACACCACAGTGTGCAATCTTGAACATTTGAAAGTGTTTTTGTTAACATTGAAGTCTGTCAACTGTTAACAATGCTAATTGAGTCAAGCTTAATTGCTCATCTGAATTTACTTCCATTTACCATTTTTGAACTTCATATTCTTGTCCTTTTCGAAAGCCTATATCTGCATGTGTTTGCTCAACACAGATGGTGCCTTTGTAAATGTATGGATACATGGATAAATGCATAGTCTGATGAATAGTTCTTTTTTTTTGCAGGTGAATCCACTCTTCTCTAATGCCTGCTTAAAAAGATGTTCAGGAAACATGGACAGACAACAGAAGAATGACTGAAGTGCACAATCTTGCACCAAATTCTGCAAATATATTTCCATTCCAGTTTAACAAGTTTGCTGCATCGAGGGTGTGGAACAGCCTTCCTGTGCTCGGTGTGCATGGCATCTCTGCTCAGGGTAATTGAATGTTTACTCCTTCCTTTCAAGGACAGAAATCTGCCACTCACATGGAATATATGAGACAGCGAATGTGCAGTGCTCGGTAACAAACGACCTGGCGATTTAAGCTTAAGAGCAGTAATTGCAGAATCTTTAAGCACCTATTACTGGGCAGAGGAAGCCAATCCACAATGAAGGACGCATCGTTCAATGCCTGCTTTTTTGTTGGGCTTGCAGTCACTGCAATAGTGCAAACAGTGGGAAGAAATAAGGATTGCCCAAAGTCCTGCATTTGTGAAATCAGACCATGGTTCACACCAAGGTCCGTTTATATGGAAGCTCCTACAATAGACTGCAACGACTTAAATCTGGATTCGCTTCCACAAAGAATACCAGCTGAGACGCAGGTCTTGCTACTGCAGAGTAACAACATTTCAAAAATCGAGAACAAAATAGACTATTTGGTCAATCTCACAGAGATAGACCTGTCTCAAAACAATTTTTTAGCAATCTGTGACATCAACCTGGGAAAAATGCTTCAGCTGATGTCACTGCACATGGAGGAAAACAAGCTGACTGAGTTGCCTGACAGCTGTTTGCCTGGTCTCACTAACCTGCAGGAACTCTATGTTAATCATAAccagatttccagcattaccAAAGGAGCATTCATAGGTCTCGATAACCTTCTCAGACTGCATCTTAATTCTAACGAATTGACAATGATTAAAAGTGACTGGTTTGAGGCTATCCCAAGCTTGGAGATACTAACGATAGGAGAAAATCCCATCACTAAAATTCAAGACTTGAGCTTCAAACCCCTGATCAATCTACGCAGTTTGGTCTTAGCCGGAATCAAGCTCTCAGAACTGGGGGACAATACCTTAGTTGGTCTGAACAATTTAGAGAGCATTTCTTTTTATGACAATAGGCTTGTCACTGTGCCCCAGGCTGCTCTTCAGAAAGTCCCCAATCTCAAGTTCCTGGATTTGAATAAAAATCCTATTCAGAGAATACGACAAGGGGATTTCAAAAATATGTTGCACTTGAAAGAGCTGGGCATTAATAATATGGCAGAGCTGGTTTCTATTGATTGTCTTGCCCTTGATAATTTGCCTGAACTAACAAAAATTGAGGCTACAAACAACCCAAAGCTTTCCTATATCCATCCAAATGCATTCTACAAAGCTCCCCAACTTGAAACATTAATGCTTAACAGCAATGCACTGAGTGCTCTCTATAGGGGCACGGTGGAATCTTTACCTAAACTGCAGGAAGTCAGCATTCACAGTAATCCAATCAGATGTGACTGCGTCATTCGCTGGATTAACATGAATAAAACACGCATTCGATTCATGGAACTACAATCCTTATTTTGTTTCGACCCACCTGAGTTTAAAGGTCAGCATGTCAGAGAGATTCCTTTCCGAGAAATGACAGACGTGTGCCTTCCATTAATAGCCTCGGAAAGTTTCCCTTCCCATCTAAATTTAGACAGTGGGAGCTCGGCATCTCTTCACTGCCGAGCCACAGGACAACCGGGGCCTGAAATCTACTGGATCACACCATCCGGGAATAAACTTCTTCCTAACACTGCAACCGATAAGTACAATGTACACCTTGAAGGAACATTGGATTTATTTAATATAAGCAACAAGGAGGCAGGCCTGTATACCTGCGTGGCCCACAATCTGGTTGGAGCGGATTTGAAAAAGGTTGTTGTGACGGTGAATGGATCATTTGCACAGTCCATGAACAAATCGTTGAATATCAGGATTGAAGAAGTGACACCGCATTCTGTCCTGATTTCCTGGGAGGCTGTTACAAACAGGGTGTCGTCAAATATTAGGTGGTCTGGCAGAGTGGGTTCTGAAACCCCCCAACTTACCTTTACAGCCAGAGTCCCGACAGATATGCGCGTGTATAACCTCACACATCTGAACCCATCCACTGAGTATGAGGTATGCGTTCGTGTGGCTGACATTCATCAACAAACTGAAAAGAAATGTGTCAACGTCACGACAAATGGATTGGACCCAGCCGTTCAGTCAAGTGGACAAACTACAACCTCAGCACTTGTGGCCGTCCTTGGTGCAGTCTTTGGTGTCATTAGCATGACATGCCTCTACTCTTGTGCCACTTGGAAGATGAAATGTGATTCCAGCCACAGCTATTTGGAAAAATACAGGCCGAATAAAGCAACATTTCCATCAAACACCTTTTACCCTCCTGTCATCAATCTTTGGGGGACAGTAAAGGAGAAGAACGGGCCGCTGGAAGTTAAAGCCACTGTAATAGATGTGTCGGCAAGCTGTTCTTAAAACTTATTTTGtaaaacaaaatgtaaaaaaaaaataagccgGTTACAATTGGACTGCTTTTAAATGTTGGGtacgagaggaggaggaggaggagaagaagaaaaaaaagcacaggcCCTGCTCACAACGCTTACAGGAAATGGAAGGAAACTCCTGTCCTATACAATACATTTTCCGTTTGATGGACAGACACACACTAACACTAATAAAGGCAATTCAAAGGTGTGGATTGGTGAGAGCGTGCCTTTAAGAATGACATGTTTGAGATAAACAATCACCAGCCAATCTGAGTTGTAACAACCTTAACATCTCCTCCATCAATGTTAAACTGCTCGCTACTGTTAAAAAAGACTTGATGGTACAATGGCACACTGATGCGAGGTGAAGGTTAAAAGTATTTTTCCTGTATTTAACTATGTAATGTGTAACAGTAGTGCACTGTAATAGTGGTCTCCAAGCAATACCTCCTGTCCTGTTTTACACAATACTTTAGCTGGCAGTTGTTTAGGAGCTGGGCAGTTAAAAATAGAATGCCACATGTGGTGTTATTGAATGGATGCAATCCGTTAGACTAGATCACGCAGTGAGTAAAGTGAGTATGtgaaatggattttttttttggaaacaaAATTAACATTTTTGAATAAACTTACAATTATGTCTGGTTCCCTTTTAAATTCAAGTGTTACAAATATTTTTCTGAACTGGAAGTGTGTTGCCAGTAACTACAAGAAGtctattttttaaatgaatataAAAGAGATAAACATAAATTTCAGTTTCACCTGATTGGCAGATAGCTCTGCACCAGTGTCGGATTTTTATTTACTGTTCAGGTGAGATGAGGCATATTTTTCATTAACTGCAATTCAACCACATTTCAAACCCATTTCAGATTTATTCATTTTACCCATAAATTTCAACAGCACAGCTACCATGCCCTCCGTTAATCATTGCTTTTACAAAAGCACAAGACTTCAgacatttcattttcaatgtctGACACTGAAGTTTTGTCTCATTGTTTTTTCTAGTTTTTTTGGAGTATTGGTGCATTTTTCAGAGACGTGAAAATTTAAGCAGCTCCCAAAATGATGATACTACAGATTTGTATCTTTACAATGCTAATGCCTTTTCTaaagcccttccccctcccccccgcaaaaAATCATAAAATTGATAAATCACCATCACAAGCGATGTGACACTAGAATTTATCAGGTGGGTTTGCTCGTGCATCACCACAGATTTCAGCACCATGGACAACGCTTTCAGCACTGTGCCATTTGTCAAAGGCAAGAGATTTGAAATACAGCTGATTACAATGCAGGTACTGAATAGGTCAGCGGGGACGTGCTTGTGTATCTTACATTCTCCCCTCATTCTCATTTGTATTTAGTAGCCATTTAGAGTCAAACAGGATTTGGCAGTAAAAATATTCCAGGACAATCACTTCACCAAAGGTTTACATTCGCAATAAGATACAATTCACAAAATGCCACACATGGGGGGGCGATTcacccaaatggagcccaagtgtttgcgctgtcgtgaacgccgttgcgtttcacgaccgCGCGAAATGGGCACGAGCacgactgattctggccccccacaggaggccagcacggcactggagtggttcacaccgctccagcctcccttcctggcgccaaatgggcgccgcaccaacccgtgCATCCGCAGTTGGGCTGCaccaaccggcgcatgcgcgggggacttcttacgtgcgccggccccgactcatcatggcgtcggtgttcaggggctggccgcgcaGAAAAGCaggcaggaggggggagaggccggccctgccgatcggtgggccccgatcgcgggccagaccccatcggaggccccctcccccggggaaggagccaccctcccaccccaacaggccgctccccgacccttcgcgcagggTTCCCGCCggtaggggtgaatggcgccggcaggactctgttgtacccgcgcggccgctcggcccatccggattccagcggccggcgccACGTCAAACgtgctggcgcaaatggcgccgattctccgcaccccggagaatcgcgcaccggcaTCGGGGCATCGTGGagcggttgcggtgattctctggcccggcgcagggctcggagaatcgcccccatgatTTTTGCTCATTTCAATTTTATCAAACAAATGTAAGTTATATTTGCAATTTTGATTGTTAGTAAACAGAAAAGCCTGGAGTTTACGCTCAGCGTCGAAACAAGGAGGTCTGCTGCTGACCTCAAAGTTTCGCTGCAATGTCACTGGTGAGGAGTCCACCTCAGTTATACTGCAACTGATTATAATGTTTTTTACTGGGGAATTCACAGCACCTGGACTAATGGCATCAAGATGACCTCGCAGACAATGCCATCAAAGGATTTTCACAGGTATCCCAACAGAAAACAACAGGCAATATAATCCAATTAAATTTCTTTTACATAAACTAAATGTTTGGGGAATACACATGGGGTGAGGTTAGAAGATAAACTATTCCGaaaaaaagcttttaaaaaacatttaaaatgagcTTTCAAAAAATCTAACCAATCGTTGAGCAACACTCCACAAAGGTGAATTAATTTTTCCAGCTCGTCCTCGTTCCATTGTTCATCAACTGTTATTAATCACAACGCTGTTAAAAAGACAGTTGTGTCTTaacacaacttatatttatattgcacctttcatgTAATGAATCGTCCCAAGGCACTTTGTGTTAttaaacaaagtatgacacccaAGGCACAGGAAATAAATCGTGGGCCTTGGTACTTCTCTTCCTGAGCCAATTACACTcactcaactccccccccccccccccccccccaccaacgacTCTTCCCTCATTcaccagcagtcaagggcattcagcctctgatctccaggtaagcgttccccaaggcggccttcaggacgcacgacaatacagaatcgccgagcagaaacttatagccaagttccgcacacatgagtacggcctcaaccgggacctgggattcatgtcgcattacattcacaccctcccccccccaaccatctggcctgggcttgcgaaatccgaccaactgtcctggtttgagacaattcacacctcttttaacctgggattaaccctccctctggatctgtaaagacttaattacagcaaaatgctcgcattctaagtatCGTCTTgcgtctttgactttgtctatatatatatatgtttctagaacctacctcttcattcacctgaggaaggagcagtgctccgaaagctagtgattggaaacaaaacctgttggactttaacctggtgttgtaagacttcttcctatgctcaccccagtccaacgccggcatcgccacctcATATGTTATTTTTCTACTTTCTAGATTCATCCATCAATTCAGCAATCACAGCAAGGTCCTAGTGAAATGATAATGCCCATTGGCATTGGGTAAAAATACCATCCAATATATATGCAGCATGGGCAGCATGCGGCAATTATTTAATGCAGTGTTGGTTTTGTGTGTGCCCAATAGGTGATCCTATTGAACCAACTAGAGTGTACAAATTTGACCTTATCAGCATTGTGCAATGTGAAATGCTGGCCCCAGGATTGGCTCCAGGGAGCTGGCCGCTGGCTCGATTTCGGGTTCACACCAATGGGGAACCCCTTTGTGCATTGCTTCACCCCCTTGTCCTCCTCCATTatcccccactcctctccctccctgtaccccaTCTGTTTGCTTTCATTTGCTTCCTTCCTACTTCTCTCTGGTTCAGCcactctcactctttcccactctccctcccctttaATAAAAAGATGCCAAGCTTGATCTTCACCAGCATAAGCAGAACCCCAGAGGCAGTAACAACaatgaggaggaagagagacgcTGGATGACCAGAGAGCACTACAGATCGCCATGGATCAGCTCTCACTGTTCATTCGATACAATCCGTCTGTGATAAAAAGCCCGGGCCCCAGCCACCGTTGTTTAGCTAGACCGGCCAGGAATGCGTTGGAAGAGTCGATAACAACGGCATGAATGAGCTGTGACAAGGGCAAAGTTGGGTGATGCTACAGAGGTGGGAAAATTATTTGTCGTGCAGTCAGGAGTTCATCTTGGAATCAAAGGTGACACTAAGATTGCAAACAGCCTGGCTTAATCTAAGACCATGGCGAGGGATGGAGTTAGCAGCTAGGAAACGGCCTTTAGAGCAGGGACCGAAAACAAGAGCTTTTCGgggaaacaagggcagcacgatagcatggtggttagcgtaaatgcgtaaatgcttcacagctccagggtcccaggttcggttcccggctgggtcactgtctgtgcggagtctgcacgtcctccccgtatgtgcgtgggtttcctccgggtgctccggtttcctcccacagtccaaagatgtgcgggttaggtggattagccatgctaaattgcccgtagtgtcctaaaaagtaaggttaaggggggggggggggggggggggggttgttgggttccgggtgtagggtggatatgtaggtttgagtagggcgatcattgctcggcacaacatcgagggccgaagggcctgttctgtgctgtactgttctaagttctaagttctagTCTTTCCAATGTTCAGCTTGAGGAAATTTCAATACTGAATGCTGGATAAGCAGCAACAGTGGCTGGGGCCTTGAGAGAGTTGATGGTGAGAATAAGCTGGATGTCATCAGCGCACGTATGAAAACTAACAATGTGCCTTCAAATGCTGTTGCCAAGGGGCATCATGTAGATGTCAATCAGGAATGAGCCATGGATAGAtcctggcgggggtgggggatgacACCAGTGGTAATGGTGGAGCCAGAatataaaacatagaaaaatacagcacagaacaggcccttcggccacgatctgccaaacttttgtcctacaataagaacaaattaatctacaccccttgCAGATGATTCTTTGACAATGATTAGGTGGATAAGAACGGAACAACGTAAGAGCAGTCCTACTTATCAGGACGACAGTGGAGAGGCGTTGGTGGAAGATTGGGTGGTCAAGCATGTTAAAGAGTGCAGACAGGTTgcgaaggatgaggagggaatgTTTcgctttgtcacagtcacatagcATGTGATTTGTCACTTTGATAAGAGCAGTTATGGTACTGTGGCAGGGATGCAAAACCTGAGCACGGcgaacaagggccgggattctcccttctggggacaaaGTCCCTATGCCGGCAGGAAATCCGCCGTCAagcactccagcgtcaacagcccaCAACAGTAAGGAATTCTCCGACCGTCCGGGGTGAGGTGGACACCGGAGGGattggcgctgctccagccggcgctgaagggacgGCGCGCAATAGtgggtttttttccaattatttttttccaatttatgggcaatttagcgtggccactccacctaccctgcacccctttgggttgtgggggcgaaactcacgcagacacggggagaatgtgcaaacttcatacaggcagtgacccggggccgggatcgaacccaggtcctcagcctgtaggcagcagtgctaaccactgtaccaccgtgccacccatgcctATTGGGTTTTTAACTGGTAATTGACCTGTGgccctcctctgcacccacttCAAAGCCTCAATATCCACCTATACCAAGAGACCAAAACTAGGCATGATATTCGAACTGAACCtgaccaaggtcttgtacaaggATGATGTGCTTTGTCTTATTATCCTGTGAACACACCCTCGAACCCTGTTTACTGTATGGTATTTGTCACGAACCTTCAACGGTTAATGGATTAAGATGCCCACATTTCTTTCTTTTAGGTTATAAAACTCTACCCTGCAGATATGTATATTTAGCATTTGACCTGCCCACATGCAGAACACCACAATTTTCTAAATTTGACATAATTTTCCAAACACCGGCCAACACATGCAGATTTGTTTCTAGCAGTTGAACACATTCTCTAATTCTAACTCTTGCACGtaaagtatcatctgcaaacttgcaaatCGTTCACCCAACATTCAGGCTTCAAATCATTGATGAAAATAATAaatagcaaaggtcccaacaTCAATCCCTGGAGGGCACCACTGGTAACTAATCTCTAAGCAGTTCCAAATCGACTGACAGCCAACGGGCATCCAAACAATTCTCAGGCCACCACAGCTGGCGACCAATAATGCCACACAATTCTATCCAGTAAATAAGTCCTAATGCAATAGAATATCGAAACTCTTGACATATAATGTCTACTGGGTCACCATAATCCACTAACCCAGTAACTTCTTGAATAAAGTTGATCGGATCGGTAATGTGTGACCTTAATATGCGTGCCATGATATGCCTTTATCGTATAATGCATCACCAATGGAATTGAGAGAGCTTTTCACCAAATACATTTTTCAAATTTTCTCCACTCCTGTCCCGGTGTTGATCTCTGGTGGTTTATCCAGAGATGCCAGTGTGTCATAGCACCCACAAATATTACAGGGGcttctcaaggggctggtttagcacactgggctaaacagctgccttgtaatacagaacaaggccagcagcgcgggttcaattcccgtaccagcctccccgaacaggcgccggaatgtggtgactaggggcatttcatggtaacttcattaaagcctacttgtgacaataagctattattattattatgggcacAAAATGATAGCAAAGAAGAATTAGAAGCAAATATTGACAGCGACAACAGAAGTGTATGAAAGCTTTAAAAAGAGCAGAGACAAACATAACTCCATGTAAGTttatgaacatatgaacatgTGAATAAGgatcaggggtaggccattcagccttttgagcctcctccgccatttaataagatcttggctgatctcaaatctgcatcccgccagCCCCCGATAACCTACCACCCCCTTGATTACAAATAATTAATCCATCTATGTCTTCACAATATTCagactgcttccactgcctttcagAAAGAGGGAACCAAAGATTCATAATCCTCAGAGAACAAAGTTTCACCTCATCTCCATTTCAAATGGGCAACCCCTTGGGCCtgattcttctgccccgcccgctgcaagatcgccacgggcgggaggcggaccatgtaaagatccattgacctcgggtgggaatttccggtcgccgggaaggcgtggccggagaatcctgccttttatttttaaacagtgacccccctaGTAGTAGATTCTCTCCcaactcccacaagaggaaacatcctttccaccctGGCAAGACCCCTTGGGATCGtctatgtttcaatcaaatcactTCTTCCTCTTCCAAACTCCTTATACAGGccgagcctgtccaacctttcctaatAAGACAACACATCCATTccaggtaaaccttctctgaactgcctccaacgcatttacatccttctttaaataaggtGGCCAATACAGCACACAGAAGCTCAAATACGGTGTCTCACCATTGCCCAGTACAactgtagcataacctccctaattttgtattcaattcccctctcaATAAATGATAATTAATAAATGAgttttgaatgagttaaaatctcgcccagagacagagaggcgGACAAAAATAGTAAGTAGGAAATTatttgtgttttattttttatCTGTGCACAAATTTACAGAATATTTAAAAATACATCTCAGGGTGATTAACTGATTATCACTCACTCCAGACACAGCCTGGGTCCTGCAATATGCTGGCATCGATGGCACTATACTTAGCAAGAATCAATTCCAGGAAAGGAGAGAACAAAATGAAGAAAAATACTCGAACAGAATCCTAAGAATTGATGAGGCTTCCTCACTGAAGGTCAATACGTTCCAATAGCATCAAATTGGTTACTATAGAATTTAACTTTGGTTCCAAATGTATATAATGACTATTGCTTGATGAATTCAGCGTGATCTGATCCAAGGTTATGCAATCTCTTCTCAAAATGATATTTACTTAAACGAGCAAGTGGTCTGAATAATTCATTAGGAACAAGGCCCTGAGTTTCAGTTAATTATCAAGCAAAATATGTATTTTACAAGCAAAggcttaatttttaaaagaaatcaCACTTAAGTTTTGAATGTAGATTTCGAAAGAGCCTTGTGTTTACCACTTCCGAAGGAGGAAACAATAGATATGCAGCCAATGCAAACCAGTGACTGATGATGGACTGTCAGTTTCAGGAAACAGCTGCAGGGAATATTGAAACTATTTTGCTTACCAATCTAATTATCTATGCAATCATATCTGTCAAGTGTTGATTAGTTCGCTGGTTAACAAAAAGTTCAGattccaccacggcagctggtggggtttaaattaaatttataatctggaattgaaaagctagtctcagtggtGGTAACTATAAAACCATTGCCAAtctttgtaaaaacccatctggtttcactgttgtcctttagggaggaaaatccaccatccttacctggtctggccgacatgtgacaccagacccacagcaatgtggctggctC
Proteins encoded in this window:
- the lrrn3a gene encoding leucine-rich repeat neuronal protein 3, encoding MKDASFNACFFVGLAVTAIVQTVGRNKDCPKSCICEIRPWFTPRSVYMEAPTIDCNDLNLDSLPQRIPAETQVLLLQSNNISKIENKIDYLVNLTEIDLSQNNFLAICDINLGKMLQLMSLHMEENKLTELPDSCLPGLTNLQELYVNHNQISSITKGAFIGLDNLLRLHLNSNELTMIKSDWFEAIPSLEILTIGENPITKIQDLSFKPLINLRSLVLAGIKLSELGDNTLVGLNNLESISFYDNRLVTVPQAALQKVPNLKFLDLNKNPIQRIRQGDFKNMLHLKELGINNMAELVSIDCLALDNLPELTKIEATNNPKLSYIHPNAFYKAPQLETLMLNSNALSALYRGTVESLPKLQEVSIHSNPIRCDCVIRWINMNKTRIRFMELQSLFCFDPPEFKGQHVREIPFREMTDVCLPLIASESFPSHLNLDSGSSASLHCRATGQPGPEIYWITPSGNKLLPNTATDKYNVHLEGTLDLFNISNKEAGLYTCVAHNLVGADLKKVVVTVNGSFAQSMNKSLNIRIEEVTPHSVLISWEAVTNRVSSNIRWSGRVGSETPQLTFTARVPTDMRVYNLTHLNPSTEYEVCVRVADIHQQTEKKCVNVTTNGLDPAVQSSGQTTTSALVAVLGAVFGVISMTCLYSCATWKMKCDSSHSYLEKYRPNKATFPSNTFYPPVINLWGTVKEKNGPLEVKATVIDVSASCS